One Amycolatopsis tolypomycina DNA segment encodes these proteins:
- a CDS encoding MFS transporter, with protein MDDARVDRVGFGAVLAVAEFRAMWGAELLSVCGDQLARVALAVLVFQQTSSAALTGLTYALTYVPSLLGGILLAGAGDRWPRRDVMVATDLARAALVAVIAVPGVPLWVLCVLVAVLTALGGPFKAAQQALLPSVLDGERYLVGMALRNVTIQGTQLAGFAGGGVLIAALAPSAALALDAVTFLLSAVFLVTGVRRRAAIAQAVRPAWPATTGAGLRLIWRDPALRTLVALNWLAGFYVVPEALAAPYAAGIGAGATLVGLLMAADPAGSVLGGVVFGKWIPEHRQVRVLGLLGIAAGLPLVLFAFRPGLVVSVVLLATSGLLATGYNITGTVSFMRRVPDEHRAQCAGVNSAGLITVQGVGAAAAGALADVLGPAHTVAAAGAAGAAVAVPIARAWRRVGWEDR; from the coding sequence ATGGATGACGCACGCGTGGACAGGGTCGGTTTCGGCGCGGTGCTCGCCGTCGCCGAGTTCCGGGCGATGTGGGGCGCCGAACTGCTGTCCGTGTGTGGTGACCAGCTCGCCCGGGTCGCGCTCGCGGTGCTGGTCTTCCAGCAGACTTCCTCGGCCGCGCTGACCGGCCTGACCTACGCCCTGACGTACGTGCCTTCGCTGCTCGGCGGCATCCTGCTGGCCGGTGCGGGCGACCGGTGGCCGCGCCGGGACGTCATGGTCGCGACCGACCTGGCGCGGGCCGCGCTGGTCGCCGTCATCGCGGTTCCCGGTGTCCCGCTGTGGGTGCTGTGCGTGCTGGTCGCGGTGCTGACGGCGCTCGGCGGGCCGTTCAAGGCGGCGCAGCAGGCGCTGTTGCCGTCGGTTCTCGACGGCGAGCGCTACCTCGTCGGGATGGCCCTGCGGAACGTGACGATCCAGGGCACGCAGCTGGCCGGGTTCGCCGGCGGCGGCGTGCTGATCGCCGCGCTCGCGCCGTCCGCGGCGCTGGCGCTGGACGCGGTGACGTTCCTGCTCTCGGCGGTGTTCCTGGTGACCGGCGTCCGGCGGCGGGCGGCGATCGCGCAGGCGGTCCGGCCCGCCTGGCCGGCCACGACCGGCGCGGGTCTCCGGCTGATCTGGCGCGACCCGGCGCTGCGGACGCTGGTGGCGCTCAACTGGCTGGCCGGGTTCTACGTCGTGCCGGAGGCGCTGGCCGCGCCGTACGCGGCGGGTATCGGCGCGGGCGCGACGCTGGTGGGGCTGCTGATGGCGGCGGATCCGGCGGGCAGCGTGCTCGGCGGCGTCGTGTTCGGCAAGTGGATCCCGGAGCACCGCCAAGTCCGGGTGCTCGGGCTGCTCGGGATCGCGGCGGGCCTGCCGCTCGTGCTGTTCGCCTTCCGGCCGGGCCTGGTCGTGTCGGTGGTGCTGCTGGCGACGTCCGGACTGCTGGCGACCGGCTACAACATCACCGGCACGGTGTCGTTCATGCGGCGGGTGCCGGACGAGCACCGCGCGCAGTGCGCCGGCGTCAACTCGGCGGGCCTGATCACGGTGCAGGGGGTCGGCGCGGCCGCGGCGGGTGCGCTGGCCGACGTGCTGGGCCCGGCGCACACCGTCGCGGCGGCCGGGGCGGCGGGTGCCGCCGTGGCCGTGCCGATCGCGAGGGCGTGGCGCCGGGTCGGGTGGGAGGATCGTTGA
- a CDS encoding GGDEF domain-containing protein produces the protein MAPRRWALWRQGPRVIVYCLASEVVAVVLTLRPSPIAVDRRTLAILAVLLVLGVAQSETGRRVERIRRRVSGTPHINMTSVWTFAGVLLLPPVPLAVLVAGLYAHLAVRSWYRLQRVPASRTVSNAAIIVLSCYAAQSVLRLSGFADVRAAMAHAWLGTPAIAAAGVTFFAVNALLVLPARREVGRTPEALFGTWSDNGLEVATLCLGALNAVAMATLPGLVALVFPPLLLLHRTVLVKQLEVAAHRDEKTGLYNTSGWHALAERTLAATARQRGTFGLLMLDLDHFKQVNDTYGHLAGDTVLKAVAQSIISAVRGRGDAVGRFGGEEFVVLLPGITQPDIGAVAERIRRAISALQVPAGQLSVTGLSVSIGIAVYPTAGTSLQRLLDAADTALYHAKATGRNKVVHVADLV, from the coding sequence GTGGCACCGCGGCGCTGGGCACTCTGGCGCCAGGGTCCGCGGGTCATCGTCTACTGCCTGGCGAGCGAAGTGGTGGCGGTGGTGCTGACGCTGCGCCCGTCCCCGATCGCGGTGGACCGCCGGACGCTGGCGATCCTGGCGGTGCTGCTCGTGCTCGGGGTGGCGCAGTCGGAGACGGGCCGGCGGGTGGAACGCATCCGCCGTCGCGTTTCGGGGACACCGCACATCAACATGACGTCGGTGTGGACGTTCGCCGGCGTCCTGCTGCTGCCCCCGGTGCCGCTGGCGGTCCTGGTCGCCGGTTTGTACGCGCACCTGGCGGTCCGCAGCTGGTACCGCCTGCAGCGCGTCCCGGCCTCCCGGACGGTCAGCAACGCGGCGATCATCGTGCTGTCGTGTTACGCGGCCCAGTCGGTCCTGCGGCTTTCGGGCTTCGCCGACGTCCGTGCGGCCATGGCGCACGCCTGGCTCGGCACGCCGGCCATCGCGGCGGCGGGGGTGACGTTCTTCGCGGTGAACGCCCTGCTGGTGCTCCCGGCCCGCCGCGAGGTCGGCCGGACACCGGAGGCGTTGTTCGGCACGTGGTCGGACAACGGTCTCGAGGTGGCGACGCTGTGCCTGGGTGCGCTGAACGCCGTGGCCATGGCGACGTTGCCGGGCCTGGTGGCGCTGGTGTTCCCGCCGTTGCTGCTGTTGCACCGGACGGTGCTGGTGAAGCAGCTGGAAGTGGCGGCCCACCGCGACGAGAAGACGGGGCTGTACAACACGAGCGGCTGGCACGCCCTGGCGGAGCGCACGCTCGCGGCGACCGCCCGCCAGCGCGGCACGTTCGGCCTGCTGATGCTGGACCTGGACCACTTCAAGCAGGTGAACGACACGTACGGTCACCTGGCGGGCGACACTGTCCTGAAGGCGGTGGCCCAGTCGATCATCTCGGCGGTCCGGGGCCGAGGTGACGCCGTGGGCCGCTTCGGCGGCGAGGAGTTCGTGGTGCTGTTGCCGGGGATCACGCAGCCGGACATCGGCGCGGTGGCCGAGCGAATCCGCCGGGCGATCAGCGCCTTGCAGGTGCCGGCGGGCCAGTTGTCGGTCACGGGCCTGTCGGTCTCGATCGGCATAGCCGTCTACCCGACGGCGGGCACGTCATTGCAGCGTCTGCTGGACGCGGCGGATACGGCGCTGTACCACGCGAAGGCGACGGGCCGGAACAAGGTGGTCCACGTGGCGGACCTGGTGTGA
- a CDS encoding sensor domain-containing protein has protein sequence MVSERRDPPFGGSVVFLLMNLPLGVLAFGFLTALVSAGVGTAVVWVGVGLLAVVVLGVRGAARLERARVYALLDRYIDLPYLPLPAGKQSARWKGRLKDPATWRDFAYFALLFPVGLVEFVLVTTFWSTSLALVFLPVYFRWLPGGEYRFPDWEVPWLTVDSTVEALPWAAVGVLFVALSVALTKALAGTHARLAHALLGPTVGQRRRMERWWAEAEEKNLVAG, from the coding sequence ATGGTGAGCGAGAGGCGGGATCCGCCGTTCGGTGGTTCGGTGGTGTTCCTGCTGATGAACCTGCCGCTGGGGGTGCTGGCGTTCGGGTTCCTCACGGCCCTGGTCTCGGCGGGGGTGGGGACCGCCGTGGTGTGGGTCGGGGTGGGTTTGCTCGCCGTCGTCGTGCTCGGGGTGCGGGGGGCCGCGCGGCTGGAGCGGGCCCGGGTCTACGCGCTGCTGGACCGCTACATCGACCTCCCCTACCTGCCGCTGCCCGCCGGCAAGCAGTCCGCGCGGTGGAAGGGGCGGCTGAAGGACCCCGCTACCTGGCGGGACTTCGCCTACTTCGCCCTCCTCTTCCCGGTGGGCCTGGTCGAGTTCGTGCTCGTGACGACGTTCTGGTCGACGAGCCTCGCGCTCGTCTTCCTGCCCGTCTACTTCCGGTGGCTGCCGGGCGGCGAGTACCGCTTCCCGGACTGGGAGGTGCCGTGGCTGACCGTGGACTCCACCGTCGAAGCGCTACCGTGGGCGGCGGTGGGGGTGTTGTTCGTCGCGTTGTCGGTGGCGCTGACCAAGGCGCTGGCGGGGACGCACGCCCGGCTGGCGCACGCGCTGCTGGGGCCGACGGTGGGGCAGCGCCGCCGGATGGAGCGCTGGTGGGCCGAGGCGGAAGAGAAGAACCTGGTGGCGGGATGA
- a CDS encoding sensor histidine kinase: MSEGQQLEHPRPHPARTILYMIVSFVFRLVQFVLIVVGMAVGIATAVIWVGFPILLATTSFVRWSGDRERGWAGRLLSVPLPPVQRRPYAEGQPLLRRWVTRLSDPTTWRDLAYLMAAFPLACVELAIALASIVLLPMAIWVTPWLGWLHGELALALLGPDRTKRLEQKAERLQASRARGVDAAEAERRRIERDLHDGAQQRLVAVAMSLGRAKSKFDQDPQAVRELIDEAHMDAKLAVSELRDLARGIYPAVLGDRGLDAALSAQAAKSPIPVDVSVDVDPRPPAAVETTAYFIVGETLTNIAKHSGATEAGVKVWRTDDHVVVEITDNGHGGAEVRPGGGLAGLADRAATIDGVITVVSPVGGPTVIRADLPCQW; encoded by the coding sequence ATGAGCGAGGGGCAACAGCTGGAACACCCGCGGCCGCACCCGGCTCGCACGATCCTCTACATGATCGTCAGCTTCGTCTTCCGGCTCGTGCAGTTCGTGCTGATCGTGGTCGGCATGGCGGTGGGCATCGCGACGGCGGTGATCTGGGTCGGGTTCCCGATCCTGCTGGCGACGACGAGTTTCGTCCGCTGGTCCGGCGACCGTGAACGCGGCTGGGCCGGCCGGTTGCTGAGCGTGCCGCTGCCGCCGGTGCAGCGGCGGCCGTACGCGGAGGGGCAGCCGCTGCTGCGCCGGTGGGTCACCCGGTTGAGCGACCCGACGACGTGGCGTGACCTCGCATACCTGATGGCGGCGTTCCCGCTGGCGTGCGTGGAGCTCGCGATCGCGCTGGCGTCGATCGTGCTGCTGCCGATGGCGATCTGGGTGACGCCGTGGCTGGGCTGGCTGCACGGCGAACTGGCGCTGGCGCTGCTCGGGCCGGATCGCACGAAGCGGCTGGAGCAGAAGGCCGAGCGGCTGCAGGCGTCCCGGGCGCGCGGGGTCGACGCGGCCGAAGCCGAACGCCGCCGCATCGAGCGTGACCTGCACGACGGCGCGCAGCAGCGGCTGGTGGCCGTCGCGATGAGCCTGGGGCGCGCGAAGTCGAAGTTCGACCAGGACCCGCAGGCGGTGCGGGAGCTGATCGACGAGGCGCACATGGACGCGAAGCTGGCCGTGTCGGAGCTGCGTGACCTGGCGCGCGGCATCTACCCGGCCGTCCTCGGCGACCGGGGGCTGGACGCGGCGCTGTCCGCGCAGGCGGCGAAGTCGCCGATCCCGGTCGACGTCTCGGTGGACGTGGACCCGCGCCCGCCGGCCGCGGTGGAGACGACGGCGTACTTCATCGTCGGCGAGACGCTGACGAACATCGCCAAGCACTCCGGGGCGACCGAAGCCGGCGTGAAGGTGTGGCGGACCGACGACCACGTCGTCGTCGAGATCACCGACAACGGCCACGGCGGCGCGGAGGTGCGTCCCGGCGGCGGGCTGGCCGGCCTGGCCGACCGCGCCGCGACGATCGACGGCGTCATCACCGTGGTGAGCCCCGTCGGCGGGCCGACCGTGATCCGGGCTGACCTGCCCTGCCAGTGGTGA
- a CDS encoding response regulator transcription factor: MRVVIAEDAVLLRAGVTRLLADEGIETAAAVDNGDDLLGAIKEHRPDLAIVDVRMPPTFTDEGLRAALAARKEIPGLPVLVLSQYVEESYAVELLSGGAGGVGYLLKERVADVADFLDAVRRVANGGTAIDPDVIAQLMARGRRNPLDALTARESEVLGLMAQGLSNTAIANSLVVSHGAVEKHIGNIFSKLGLEASAEEHRRVRAVLTYLGR; encoded by the coding sequence ATGCGGGTAGTCATCGCCGAGGACGCCGTGCTGCTGCGGGCCGGGGTGACCCGCCTGCTCGCCGACGAGGGCATCGAGACGGCAGCGGCCGTCGACAACGGGGACGACCTCCTCGGCGCGATCAAGGAACACCGTCCTGACCTGGCGATCGTCGACGTCCGCATGCCGCCGACGTTCACCGACGAGGGCCTGCGCGCGGCGCTGGCGGCGCGCAAGGAGATCCCGGGCCTGCCGGTGCTGGTGCTGTCGCAGTACGTCGAGGAGTCGTACGCGGTCGAGTTGCTCTCCGGCGGCGCGGGCGGTGTGGGCTACCTGCTGAAGGAGCGCGTGGCGGACGTCGCGGACTTCCTGGACGCGGTCCGCCGCGTGGCGAACGGCGGCACGGCGATCGACCCGGACGTCATCGCCCAGCTGATGGCCCGCGGCCGCCGCAACCCCCTCGACGCGCTGACCGCCCGCGAATCCGAGGTCCTCGGCCTGATGGCGCAGGGCCTGTCCAACACGGCTATCGCGAATTCCCTGGTGGTTTCGCACGGCGCGGTGGAGAAGCACATCGGCAACATCTTCTCGAAGCTCGGGCTCGAAGCCAGCGCGGAGGAACACCGCCGCGTGCGTGCGGTGTTGACGTACCTGGGCCGCTGA
- a CDS encoding acyltransferase family protein, protein MHTSRDRFLDVVRAGAILAVIAQHWTMPVLSYSDGHLATGNALATPGWWIVTWLSQVMPLVFFAGGAANLISFRRAASTRLWLAGRIKRLMVPVLPLLAVWLVVPDFLRGLGVPPQPLQVASAIAAQLLWFLAVYVLVVLLTPLMVAAHRRWGLKVPLAMGAAGILVDVARFNDLGYIGYANAIFVWVAVHQLGFHYVEGRLGSLTRRGALALSAAGFGVTALMVAFGPYPASMIGMPGAPVSNMSPPTVLLAFLAVGQVGLLLAFRPQLNALAARPGVGDALGWLGARFMSVYLWHMPALIVVAGVTVYGLGYQTPAPGTVFWLVMAPGWFAACGLVLLGLLRLFAHFEVQRDTGALTVRTPQLVVAGLMVSGGLLGLAAHGFAPLSDGIARGPVPWVLLATAGFLLAGKQIPVADLLGRAVAVSERAVLKR, encoded by the coding sequence ATGCACACGAGCCGGGACAGGTTTCTCGACGTCGTCCGGGCGGGGGCCATCCTCGCCGTCATCGCCCAGCACTGGACCATGCCGGTGCTCTCCTACTCCGACGGGCACCTCGCCACCGGCAACGCCCTCGCGACGCCGGGCTGGTGGATCGTCACGTGGCTCAGCCAGGTCATGCCCTTGGTCTTCTTCGCCGGCGGCGCGGCGAACCTGATCTCGTTCCGCCGCGCGGCGTCCACCCGGCTGTGGCTCGCCGGGCGCATCAAGCGCCTGATGGTGCCGGTGCTGCCGCTGCTGGCGGTCTGGCTGGTCGTGCCGGACTTCCTGCGCGGCCTGGGCGTCCCGCCGCAACCGCTGCAGGTCGCCAGTGCGATCGCCGCGCAGCTGCTGTGGTTCCTCGCGGTGTACGTGCTCGTCGTGCTGCTGACACCGCTCATGGTCGCCGCGCACCGGCGCTGGGGCCTGAAAGTGCCGCTCGCCATGGGCGCGGCGGGCATCCTCGTCGACGTCGCCCGCTTCAACGACCTCGGCTACATCGGTTACGCCAACGCGATCTTCGTCTGGGTGGCGGTGCACCAGCTCGGTTTCCACTACGTCGAAGGCCGCCTCGGCTCGCTGACCCGCCGCGGCGCGCTGGCGCTGTCCGCCGCCGGGTTCGGCGTCACCGCGCTGATGGTCGCGTTCGGGCCGTACCCGGCCAGCATGATCGGCATGCCGGGCGCGCCGGTGTCGAACATGAGCCCGCCGACCGTGCTGCTCGCGTTCCTCGCCGTCGGCCAGGTCGGCCTGCTGCTCGCCTTCCGCCCGCAGCTCAACGCGCTCGCCGCCCGTCCCGGCGTCGGCGACGCCCTCGGCTGGCTCGGCGCGCGGTTCATGAGCGTCTACCTCTGGCACATGCCGGCGCTGATTGTCGTGGCGGGCGTGACCGTGTACGGACTGGGTTACCAGACCCCGGCACCGGGCACGGTGTTCTGGCTGGTCATGGCGCCCGGCTGGTTCGCGGCGTGCGGGCTCGTGCTGCTGGGACTGCTGCGGCTGTTCGCCCACTTCGAGGTGCAGCGCGACACCGGCGCACTCACCGTCCGGACGCCGCAGCTGGTCGTGGCCGGGCTCATGGTGTCGGGTGGCCTGCTCGGCCTGGCGGCGCACGGGTTCGCCCCGCTCTCGGACGGCATCGCCCGCGGCCCGGTGCCGTGGGTGCTGCTGGCAACGGCCGGGTTCCTCCTGGCGGGCAAGCAGATCCCGGTGGCCGACCTGCTCGGCCGCGCGGTCGCCGTCAGCGAACGAGCTGTGCTCAAGCGCTGA
- a CDS encoding amidohydrolase family protein: MTPGPASDADVAGWTASLGLPGLVDLHVHFLPKPVLDKVWAYFDRASAHYGTEWPVFYRTSEEERLATLRSLGVTRFAPLVYPHKPGMAQWLTEWALEFASRVPAAVPTGTFYPEPGAGSAVDGALRAGARVFKAHVQVGAYDPRDAQLTPVWGALADAGVPVVVHCGHGPLRGDFTGLSVFEEVLARHPKLTAVLAHAAMPEFGTAFDLLAKYPRVHLDTTMVGVPFAEAMAPLPPDWTARLAAYADRVVLGTDFPNIPYPYATQLQAIAGWAAADDRLGEPFLRAVLHDTPSRLLSA; encoded by the coding sequence GTGACGCCCGGCCCGGCCTCCGATGCCGACGTCGCCGGCTGGACGGCGTCGCTGGGGCTGCCGGGCCTGGTCGACCTGCACGTCCACTTCCTGCCGAAGCCGGTGCTGGACAAGGTCTGGGCGTACTTCGACCGGGCTTCGGCGCACTACGGCACCGAGTGGCCGGTGTTCTACCGCACGTCCGAAGAAGAGCGGCTCGCGACACTGCGTTCGCTCGGTGTCACCCGCTTCGCGCCGCTGGTCTACCCGCACAAGCCGGGGATGGCGCAGTGGCTGACCGAGTGGGCGCTCGAATTCGCTTCGCGCGTGCCGGCCGCGGTGCCGACCGGCACGTTCTACCCCGAGCCCGGCGCCGGGTCCGCTGTGGACGGTGCCCTGCGGGCCGGCGCCCGGGTGTTCAAGGCGCACGTGCAGGTGGGCGCGTACGACCCGCGTGACGCGCAGCTGACCCCGGTGTGGGGCGCGCTGGCCGACGCCGGCGTCCCGGTCGTCGTCCACTGTGGACACGGTCCGTTGCGGGGCGACTTCACCGGGTTGTCGGTCTTCGAAGAAGTCCTGGCGCGGCACCCGAAGCTGACGGCGGTGCTCGCGCACGCGGCGATGCCGGAGTTCGGGACGGCGTTCGACCTGCTGGCGAAGTACCCGCGGGTGCACCTGGACACCACGATGGTCGGGGTGCCGTTCGCCGAGGCGATGGCGCCGCTGCCGCCGGACTGGACCGCCCGGCTGGCCGCGTACGCCGACCGCGTCGTGCTCGGCACGGACTTCCCGAACATCCCGTACCCGTACGCGACGCAGCTGCAGGCGATCGCCGGCTGGGCGGCAGCCGACGATCGCCTGGGCGAGCCGTTCCTGCGGGCCGTGCTGCACGACACGCCGTCACGCCTGCTCAGCGCTTGA
- the smpB gene encoding SsrA-binding protein SmpB encodes MPKERGQKVIVSNRKARHDYSILDTYECGLVLVGTEVKSLREGKASLADAFATVDDGEVWLRNVHIPEYTQGTWTNHMPRRTRKLLLHRREIEKLIGKTKESGLSLVPLSMYFKDGKVKVEIALAQGKKAYDKRQTLAKRDAERDIRKAMGRALKGRFTE; translated from the coding sequence ATGCCCAAGGAACGTGGCCAGAAGGTGATCGTGTCGAACCGCAAGGCGCGGCACGATTACTCCATCCTCGACACCTACGAGTGCGGTCTCGTGCTCGTCGGCACCGAGGTCAAGAGCCTGCGCGAGGGCAAGGCGTCGCTGGCGGACGCGTTCGCGACGGTCGACGACGGCGAAGTGTGGCTGCGCAACGTGCACATCCCGGAGTACACGCAGGGCACGTGGACCAACCACATGCCGCGGCGCACCCGGAAGCTGCTGCTGCACCGGCGCGAGATCGAGAAGCTCATCGGCAAGACCAAGGAGAGCGGGCTCTCCCTGGTGCCGCTGTCGATGTACTTCAAGGACGGCAAGGTCAAGGTCGAGATCGCGCTGGCCCAGGGCAAGAAGGCCTACGACAAGCGGCAGACGCTCGCCAAGCGCGACGCGGAGCGCGACATCAGGAAGGCCATGGGCCGCGCGCTCAAGGGCCGGTTCACGGAGTGA
- the ftsX gene encoding permease-like cell division protein FtsX, with the protein MRASFVFSEVVTGLRRNVTMTIAMMLTTAVSLAMLGGGLLAVRTIDKMKSNFLADVEVSVYLTDDISANDKNCTQALCQSLRTSLQSNNGVESVVFENRDQAFDRFKKIFESQPELIALTGPESLPASLHVKLKDPDRSDAIVQEYANKPGVRKVDDQKKFLDRVFNAFNGVRNMAFGAALIMAVAALLLIANTIQVSAFTRRTEVGIMRLVGATRWYTQLPFLLEAVVAGVVGAVLGIVMLVLTKVSFLDSVFTGDVFPKITTLELLFPVAPILLGVSVLISAITGYVTLRLYVRH; encoded by the coding sequence ATGCGCGCCAGTTTCGTCTTCAGTGAGGTAGTCACCGGCCTGCGCCGGAACGTCACGATGACCATCGCGATGATGCTGACCACGGCCGTGTCGCTCGCCATGCTCGGCGGCGGCCTCCTCGCCGTGCGCACCATCGACAAGATGAAGTCCAACTTCCTCGCCGACGTCGAGGTTTCGGTCTACCTCACCGACGACATCAGCGCGAACGACAAGAACTGCACGCAGGCGCTGTGCCAGTCGCTGCGGACTTCGCTGCAGAGCAACAACGGTGTCGAGTCGGTCGTGTTCGAGAACCGCGACCAGGCCTTCGACCGGTTCAAGAAGATCTTCGAGAGCCAGCCGGAACTGATCGCGCTCACCGGCCCCGAGTCGCTGCCCGCGTCGCTGCACGTGAAGCTGAAGGACCCGGACCGCAGCGACGCGATCGTGCAGGAGTACGCGAACAAGCCGGGCGTGCGGAAGGTCGACGACCAGAAGAAGTTCCTCGACCGCGTCTTCAACGCCTTCAACGGCGTCCGCAACATGGCCTTCGGCGCCGCGCTCATCATGGCCGTCGCCGCGCTGCTGCTCATCGCCAACACGATCCAGGTGTCCGCGTTCACCCGGCGCACCGAGGTCGGCATCATGCGGCTGGTGGGCGCGACGCGGTGGTACACGCAGCTGCCGTTCCTCCTGGAGGCGGTGGTCGCCGGCGTGGTCGGTGCGGTCCTCGGGATCGTCATGCTGGTGCTCACCAAGGTGAGCTTCCTCGACTCGGTGTTCACCGGCGACGTCTTCCCGAAGATCACCACGCTGGAGCTGCTGTTCCCGGTCGCGCCGATCCTGCTCGGGGTGTCCGTGCTGATCTCCGCCATCACCGGGTACGTCACGCTGCGGCTGTACGTCCGGCACTAG
- the ftsE gene encoding cell division ATP-binding protein FtsE: MIRLEEVSKVYKTSTRPALERVSVDIEKGEFVFLIGPSGSGKSTFLRLLLREETPSKGRVMVSNFDVAKLARRRVPRLRQTIGCVFQDFRLLANKTVAENVAFALEVIGKPGPTIKKVVPEVLELVGLDGKADRLPNELSGGEQQRVAIARAFVNRPLVLLADEPTGNLDPDTSQDIMLLLERINRTGTTVLMATHDHSIVDSMRRRVVELQLGRVIRDDARGVYGIGR; encoded by the coding sequence GTGATCCGGCTCGAAGAGGTTTCCAAGGTCTACAAGACCTCGACGCGGCCCGCGCTCGAGCGGGTGTCCGTCGACATCGAAAAGGGTGAGTTCGTCTTCCTCATCGGTCCCTCGGGATCGGGGAAGTCGACCTTCCTCCGGCTGCTGCTGCGCGAAGAGACGCCCAGCAAGGGCCGCGTGATGGTGTCCAACTTCGACGTCGCCAAGCTGGCCCGCCGCCGGGTCCCCCGGCTGCGGCAGACCATCGGCTGCGTCTTCCAGGACTTCCGCCTGCTGGCGAACAAGACCGTCGCGGAGAACGTGGCGTTCGCCCTCGAGGTCATCGGCAAGCCCGGTCCGACCATCAAGAAGGTCGTCCCCGAGGTGCTGGAGCTCGTCGGCCTCGACGGCAAGGCGGACCGGCTCCCCAACGAGCTCTCCGGTGGTGAGCAGCAGCGCGTCGCGATCGCGCGCGCGTTCGTGAACCGCCCGCTGGTGCTGCTCGCCGACGAACCGACCGGGAACCTGGACCCCGACACCAGCCAGGACATCATGCTGCTGCTGGAGCGGATCAACCGCACCGGCACCACCGTCCTGATGGCCACCCACGATCACTCCATCGTGGACTCCATGCGGCGCCGAGTCGTCGAGCTGCAGCTCGGCCGGGTGATCCGCGACGACGCCCGCGGCGTCTACGGCATCGGCCGCTGA
- the prfB gene encoding peptide chain release factor 2, translated as MSDEFDAAMRDLTGKLTQIESVMDLDALRAQVADLEQQASSPTLWDDPEAAQKVTSQLSHRQGELRRVSDLRQRLDDLGVLYELAEAEGDSGSMGEAETELADLGKAIDGLEVRTLLSGEYDDRNAVVTIRSEAGGVDAADFAEMLLRMYLRWAERHGYPTDVYDISYAEEAGIKSATFKVSAPYVYGTLSVEQGTHRLVRISPFDNQSRRQTSFAHVEVLPEVEEVDHVDIPEKDIRVDVYRSSGPGGQSVNTTDSAVRITHIPTNIVVSCQNEKSQLQNKAAAMKVLQARLLQRKKEEERKEMDALKDGGSSWGNQMRSYVLHPYQMVKDLRTEFEVGNPTAVLDGDIDGFLDAGIRWRKQSATV; from the coding sequence GTGAGCGATGAGTTCGACGCGGCAATGAGGGACCTGACCGGCAAGCTGACGCAGATCGAGTCGGTGATGGACCTGGATGCGCTGCGTGCCCAGGTGGCCGACCTGGAGCAGCAGGCCTCCAGCCCAACCCTCTGGGACGACCCGGAGGCGGCGCAGAAGGTCACCAGCCAGCTGTCCCACCGGCAGGGCGAGCTGCGCCGGGTCTCCGACCTGCGCCAGCGGCTCGACGACCTCGGCGTGCTGTACGAGCTCGCCGAGGCCGAAGGCGACTCCGGCAGCATGGGCGAGGCCGAAACCGAGCTCGCCGACCTCGGCAAGGCCATCGACGGCCTCGAGGTCCGCACGCTGCTCTCGGGCGAGTACGACGACCGCAACGCCGTCGTCACCATCCGCTCCGAGGCCGGCGGCGTCGACGCGGCCGACTTCGCCGAGATGCTCCTGCGCATGTACCTGCGCTGGGCCGAGCGCCACGGCTACCCGACCGACGTCTACGACATCTCCTACGCCGAAGAGGCGGGCATCAAGTCGGCGACGTTCAAGGTCAGCGCCCCCTACGTCTACGGCACCCTCTCCGTCGAGCAGGGCACCCACCGGCTCGTCCGGATCTCGCCGTTCGACAACCAGAGCCGCCGCCAGACGTCGTTCGCGCACGTCGAGGTGCTGCCCGAGGTCGAAGAGGTCGACCACGTCGACATCCCGGAGAAGGACATCCGGGTCGACGTCTACCGCTCGTCGGGCCCCGGTGGGCAGAGCGTGAACACGACCGACTCCGCGGTGCGCATCACGCACATCCCGACGAACATCGTCGTCTCCTGCCAGAACGAGAAGTCGCAGCTGCAGAACAAGGCGGCCGCGATGAAGGTCCTCCAGGCGCGGCTGCTGCAGCGGAAAAAGGAAGAAGAGCGCAAGGAGATGGACGCGCTCAAGGACGGCGGCTCCAGCTGGGGCAACCAGATGCGCTCCTACGTGCTGCACCCGTACCAGATGGTGAAGGACCTGCGGACCGAGTTCGAGGTCGGCAACCCGACCGCGGTGCTCGACGGCGACATCGACGGCTTCCTCGACGCCGGTATCCGCTGGCGGAAGCAGAGCGCCACCGTCTGA